Proteins encoded together in one Porites lutea chromosome 2, jaPorLute2.1, whole genome shotgun sequence window:
- the LOC140927539 gene encoding uncharacterized protein: MSVNPVAVTPPRPTRRLVSPVAFQTAGDSAEVICDGGQRHENSHSLSINVDGSTPSTISMPKIDSCILGIETLEQRDKFTLYKIEVNNGSKTWIIYRRYKDFVLLNKKLRRLYPQFRLNLPAKRFFKDNFAKDFIERRQGGLEEFTRNLFCHRNLVLSDPVQRFYRLINPPQPSESLEASLNYCQSLERALAELRQQHRDLSAELNSVKIELAQTKYYKDENQDLTNHLQKQQIDVEEVTKSLRDQLAIALESERKAKEEVEKLREEMRAERASVQAARVIQRQKREVEIKRQMDTFSHSQEAVNQRLDSLVTSLSHLSKVQVEIGGRKVEVDTNDDISEQAVQLKKALDESGSQLEKIHRNTLEMYVQEVEDLKAECSRGDFLAKARTQEAETLKAEKSDLQKRYEDGMKAQVNYISQLQAKFNDLQRYAVTTEEKYFFSLVIGVKLNMAVCGYRVGRMNHLKPEKLFERVRNHGISIEHWPSWLSRELSTASATPEHEDEE, from the exons ATGTCAGTTAATCCAGTCGCGGTAACTCCCCCTCGTCCTACTAGGAGACTTGTTAGTCCTGTAGCTTTCCAAACAGCCGGGGATAGCGCGGAAGTTATTTGTGATGGCGGGCAGCGACACGAAAACAGTCACAGTCTGTCTATAAATGTTGATGGTTCCACACCTTCTACCATTTCCATGCCGAAAATTGACTCGTGCATACTTGGGATAGAAACTTTGGAACAAAGAGATAAGTTCACT CTGTACAAAATTGAGGTAAACAATGGCTCGAAAACGTGGATTATTTACCGACGATATAAAGACTTCGTGCTTTTAAACAAGAAG TTGCGACGGCTTTATCCCCAGTTTCGATTAAATTTACCAGCGAAGCGGTTTTTCAAAGACAATTTTGCAAAAG ACTTTATTGAAAGACGTCAGGGTGGTCTTGAAGAATTTACCAGGAATTTGTTTTGTCATCGAAATCTTGTCCTTAG TGACCCAGTTCAGAGATTTTACCGACTGATTAATCCACCACAACCCAGTGAAAGCTTGGAAGCTAGCCTG AATTATTGTCAGTCACTGGAAAGGGCATTAGCAGAATTGCGGCAACAGCATCGTGACCTGAGTGCAGAGCTGAATTCTGTGAAGATAGAGTTGGCACAAACCAAGTACTATAAAGATGAAAATCAAGACCTTACAAACCACCTCCAGAAACAGCAGATTGATGTTGAGGAAGTCACAAAG AGCCTGAGAGATCAACTGGCCATTGCTTTAGAAAGTGAGAGGAAAGCGAAAGAAGAAGTAGAAAAATTAAGGGAAGAAATGAGAGCTGAAAGGGCATCAGTTCAGGCGGCAAGAGTGATACAGAGGCAGAAGAGAGAGGTTGAAATTAAAAGGCAAATGGATACATTCAGTCACTCACAAGAGGCAGTAAATCAAAGACTTGATTCTCTTGTCACGTCCTTAAGTCATCTCTCCAAGGTTCAAGTTGAGATTGGGGGAAGAAAAGTTG AAGTGGATACAAATGATGACATTTCAGAACAAGCTGTTCAGCTCAAAAAG GCTCTTGATGAATCAGGAAGTCAACTTGAAAAAATTCATAGGAATACTTTGGAG atgtatgttcaagaagTAGAAGACCTGAAGGCTGAATGTTCAAGAGGAGATTTTCTTGCCAAG GCAAGAACCCAAGAGGCAGAGACACTGAAAGCAGAGAAGTCTGATCTTCAAAAAAGATATGAGGATGGAATGAAG GCTCAAGTTAATTACATCTCACAGCTTCAAGCAAAGTTTAATGACCTTCAGCGATATGCAGTTACAACTGAGGAG AAATACTTCTTCTCACTTGTTATTGGTGTAAAACTCAACATGGCTGTGTGTGGCTACAGGGTTGGACGCATGAATCACCTGAAGCCTGAG aaactGTTTGAACGAGTTCGAAATCATGGGATCTCAATAGAACATTGGCCAAGCTGGTTGTCAAGGGAACTGTCAACAGCATCAGCGACACCTGAACACGAGGATGAGGAATGA